Proteins from a genomic interval of Stenotrophomonas maltophilia:
- the folK gene encoding 2-amino-4-hydroxy-6-hydroxymethyldihydropteridine diphosphokinase, with amino-acid sequence MTPAWIGLGANLGDAATTVGAAITALDGLPGTRVLQASRLYATPAWGNEDQPPFVNAVAAVETSLAADGLLQAMLALEQRFGRVRDAAVHWGPRALDLDLLLYGAQVLDLPGLQVPHPYMHERAFVLVPLAEIAPDLAIPGHGRVRDAVMRVDACGIAPIG; translated from the coding sequence ATGACGCCTGCGTGGATCGGCCTCGGCGCCAATCTCGGCGATGCGGCCACGACTGTCGGCGCGGCGATCACCGCGCTGGACGGCCTGCCCGGGACGCGTGTGCTGCAGGCCTCGCGCCTGTACGCAACGCCGGCCTGGGGCAATGAAGACCAGCCACCGTTCGTCAACGCGGTGGCCGCGGTCGAAACCTCACTGGCTGCCGATGGACTGCTGCAGGCGATGCTGGCGCTGGAGCAGCGCTTTGGGCGCGTACGTGATGCGGCGGTGCACTGGGGGCCGCGCGCGCTGGACCTGGACCTGCTGCTGTATGGCGCTCAGGTGCTTGACCTGCCCGGCCTGCAGGTGCCGCATCCCTACATGCACGAGCGCGCCTTCGTGTTGGTGCCGCTGGCCGAAATCGCGCCGGATCTGGCCATTCCCGGGCATGGCCGCGTGCGGGATGCAGTGATGCGGGTGGATGCCTGCGGGATCGCGCCGATAGGGTGA
- the panB gene encoding 3-methyl-2-oxobutanoate hydroxymethyltransferase: protein MSTHADSKPWTVPALAEAKRNGQKLVMLTAYDAGFARTFDANGIDLILIGDSLGMVVQGHDSTLPVTVADMVYHTRAVARVLQRALLVADLPFGADATPERALDASLQLLQAGAEMVKIEGAGFKVDIIRYLVEREIPVCAHLGLTPQSVLRLGGFKIQGRGDAARQLVEDAKAVAAAGASIMVLECVPTPVAAEVTAAVDVPTIGIGAGPRCDGQVLVLHDFLGLDSGHRRPKFVKDFLAEGGSVAGATRAYADAVRDGSFPDEQHAYAQ, encoded by the coding sequence ATGAGCACCCACGCAGACAGCAAGCCCTGGACCGTTCCCGCCCTGGCCGAGGCCAAGCGCAATGGCCAGAAGCTGGTCATGTTGACCGCCTACGACGCTGGCTTCGCCCGCACCTTCGATGCCAATGGCATCGACCTGATCCTGATAGGCGATTCGCTGGGCATGGTCGTGCAGGGCCATGATTCGACCCTGCCGGTGACCGTGGCCGACATGGTCTACCACACTCGCGCCGTGGCCCGCGTGCTGCAGCGTGCACTGCTGGTGGCCGACCTGCCGTTCGGCGCCGATGCCACCCCGGAACGCGCGCTGGATGCCTCGCTGCAGCTGCTGCAGGCCGGTGCCGAGATGGTCAAGATCGAAGGTGCCGGTTTCAAGGTCGACATCATCCGCTACCTGGTCGAGCGCGAGATTCCGGTCTGCGCGCATCTGGGCCTGACCCCGCAGTCGGTGCTGCGCCTGGGCGGCTTCAAGATCCAGGGGCGTGGCGATGCCGCGCGCCAGCTGGTGGAGGATGCCAAGGCCGTGGCGGCCGCAGGCGCCAGCATCATGGTGCTCGAATGCGTGCCGACCCCGGTCGCTGCGGAAGTGACCGCGGCGGTGGATGTGCCGACCATCGGCATCGGTGCCGGCCCCCGGTGCGATGGCCAGGTGCTTGTGCTGCACGATTTCCTCGGCCTGGACAGTGGCCATCGCCGTCCCAAATTCGTCAAGGATTTCCTTGCCGAAGGCGGTTCGGTGGCCGGTGCCACCCGCGCCTATGCCGACGCTGTGCGCGACGGCAGCTTCCCCGACGAACAGCACGCCTACGCCCAATGA
- the panC gene encoding pantoate--beta-alanine ligase, whose amino-acid sequence MIQTFNELGALRGQIAQWKREGLRVALVPTMGNLHGGHHSLVTLARQYADRVVASIFVNPTQFGPNEDFSRYPRTPEADVAGLEQAGCDAVWLPSVEAMYPLGVDKTTQMHAPGVSEVLEGASRPGHFDGVCTVVARLFLQVQPDVAVFGRKDYQQLAVIRQMVAELSFPIQIVGADIVRDEDGLAKSSRNQYLSADQRPVATSIHRTLLGMREGYVAGQARDRIEADATAALQAAGFQVDYAVLRTPELAEPTFDGGGRVALIAARLGTTRLIDNLEF is encoded by the coding sequence ATGATCCAGACCTTCAACGAGCTCGGCGCACTGCGCGGGCAGATCGCCCAGTGGAAGCGCGAGGGCCTGCGCGTGGCGCTGGTGCCGACCATGGGCAACCTGCATGGTGGCCACCATTCGCTGGTGACCCTGGCCCGCCAGTACGCCGACAGGGTGGTGGCCAGCATCTTCGTCAACCCGACCCAGTTCGGGCCGAACGAGGACTTCAGCCGCTACCCGCGCACGCCCGAGGCCGACGTGGCCGGGCTGGAGCAGGCCGGCTGCGATGCGGTGTGGCTGCCCAGCGTCGAGGCGATGTATCCGCTGGGCGTGGACAAGACCACGCAGATGCACGCGCCCGGCGTCAGTGAAGTGCTGGAAGGCGCCAGCCGACCGGGACACTTCGATGGCGTCTGCACGGTGGTGGCGCGCCTGTTCCTGCAGGTGCAGCCGGACGTGGCCGTGTTCGGCCGCAAGGACTACCAGCAGCTGGCGGTGATCCGGCAGATGGTGGCCGAGCTGTCGTTCCCGATCCAGATCGTCGGTGCTGACATCGTGCGCGACGAGGATGGCCTGGCCAAGAGTTCGCGCAACCAGTACCTGAGTGCCGATCAGCGCCCGGTCGCGACCAGCATCCACCGCACTCTGCTGGGAATGCGCGAAGGCTACGTGGCCGGGCAGGCACGTGATCGCATCGAGGCCGACGCCACGGCGGCATTGCAGGCGGCCGGTTTCCAGGTCGATTACGCGGTGCTGCGCACCCCTGAGCTGGCCGAACCGACCTTCGACGGCGGCGGCCGCGTGGCGCTGATCGCCGCGCGCCTGGGCACGACACGCCTGATCGACAACCTGGAATTCTGA
- the panD gene encoding aspartate 1-decarboxylase, with protein MHLSLLKTKIHRATVTHSELNYEGSIAIDDNLLAATGIREFEQVHIWDVTNGARFSTYAIRAEAGSGVVSLNGGAARHVQVGDIIIIAAFASMTEQEADSFKPKLVYVDGKNQITHTNDTIPTQAA; from the coding sequence ATGCACCTGTCCCTGCTCAAGACCAAGATCCACCGCGCCACCGTCACCCATTCCGAGCTGAACTACGAAGGCTCGATCGCCATCGATGACAACCTGCTGGCTGCCACCGGCATCCGCGAGTTCGAGCAGGTGCACATCTGGGACGTGACCAATGGTGCGCGCTTCTCGACCTATGCCATCCGCGCCGAAGCCGGCAGCGGCGTTGTCTCGCTCAACGGTGGCGCTGCGCGCCACGTGCAGGTTGGTGACATCATCATCATTGCCGCGTTCGCCAGCATGACCGAGCAGGAAGCCGACAGCTTCAAGCCGAAGCTGGTGTACGTTGATGGCAAGAACCAGATCACCCACACCAACGACACGATCCCGACCCAGGCCGCATGA
- a CDS encoding response regulator transcription factor — protein sequence MSASTLGLLVDDDELYLRTLQRSLARKGLETQTAQDAASALALARQHPPAFALIDLKLGSDSGLALIQPLRALRADMRILLVTGYASIATAVEAIKLGADDYLPKPATVPMILRALGEEDDGPADDGEMEVPDAMTPISRLQWEHIQQAMHETGGNVSAAARLLGMHRRSLQRKLAKRPSPERDPSR from the coding sequence ATGAGCGCCTCAACCCTCGGCCTGCTGGTCGACGACGACGAACTGTATCTGCGCACCCTGCAGCGCAGCCTGGCCCGCAAGGGGCTTGAAACGCAGACCGCGCAGGATGCGGCCAGCGCGCTGGCATTGGCCCGCCAGCACCCGCCGGCGTTCGCCCTGATCGACCTGAAGCTGGGCAGCGACTCCGGCCTGGCGCTGATCCAGCCGTTACGTGCCCTGCGCGCGGACATGCGGATCCTGCTGGTCACCGGCTACGCCAGCATCGCCACCGCGGTGGAAGCGATCAAGCTCGGGGCCGACGACTATCTGCCAAAGCCGGCCACGGTCCCGATGATCCTGCGCGCTCTGGGCGAGGAGGATGACGGCCCGGCCGACGATGGCGAAATGGAAGTGCCCGACGCGATGACGCCGATCAGCCGCCTGCAGTGGGAACACATCCAGCAGGCGATGCACGAAACCGGCGGCAATGTCTCGGCGGCCGCACGCCTGCTCGGCATGCACCGGCGTTCGCTGCAGCGCAAGCTGGCCAAGCGGCCGAGCCCGGAACGCGACCCGAGCCGGTGA
- a CDS encoding ATP-binding protein, whose product MTGPDAPFLRTLCSLRWLAVGGQAATILVATWVLGLPLPQLPLWAGVAVLALFNIYTQLRPEAADTAPLTAFGHILVDVIILTWMVGWSGGMANPFSSLFLILIALAAFALPLRWALAVALACLLGYASSGIFGQPLPDGYFRAQDLNRWGVVANFLISAAVVLAFSTRLALALRQRELELSALRERFARNEGIVALATHAASVAHELNTLLATMTLLADDVAERSEEPEVREDMETLRELLVQCRERVLALAAPASADAPGRSHSSAQQVLEQWRLVRPTIDLHRNDDAPLRLPLDPGVGHLLMVLLNNAADAGEQAGRPRVDLDLRIEGDDLIGEVRDYGHGFNARAAVLPGKLFGSSKSEGMGVGLALSHATIERLDGEMWMRPAQGAGSRVGFRLPLAPREETP is encoded by the coding sequence ATGACCGGTCCCGACGCCCCGTTTCTCCGTACCCTGTGCAGCCTGCGCTGGCTTGCCGTAGGCGGCCAGGCCGCCACCATCCTGGTCGCCACCTGGGTGTTGGGGCTGCCGTTGCCGCAGCTTCCACTGTGGGCCGGCGTGGCGGTGCTGGCCCTGTTCAACATCTACACCCAGCTGCGTCCGGAAGCAGCCGACACCGCGCCGCTGACCGCGTTCGGCCACATCCTGGTGGACGTGATCATCCTGACCTGGATGGTGGGCTGGAGTGGCGGCATGGCCAATCCGTTCAGTTCGCTGTTCCTGATCCTGATCGCACTGGCCGCATTCGCCCTGCCCCTGCGCTGGGCGCTGGCGGTGGCACTGGCCTGCCTGCTCGGCTACGCCAGCAGCGGCATCTTCGGCCAGCCCCTGCCGGACGGCTACTTCCGCGCACAGGACCTCAACCGCTGGGGCGTGGTCGCCAACTTCCTGATTTCTGCCGCAGTGGTGTTGGCCTTCTCCACCCGGCTGGCGCTGGCGCTGCGCCAGCGCGAACTGGAGCTGTCGGCACTGCGCGAACGCTTCGCCCGCAACGAAGGCATCGTCGCCCTGGCCACCCATGCCGCTTCGGTGGCGCATGAACTGAACACACTGCTGGCGACCATGACCCTGCTCGCCGACGACGTGGCCGAGCGCAGTGAAGAACCGGAAGTACGCGAGGACATGGAAACGCTGCGCGAGCTGCTGGTGCAGTGCCGCGAGCGCGTGCTGGCGCTGGCTGCACCTGCCTCGGCCGATGCGCCCGGACGCAGCCATTCCAGCGCCCAGCAGGTGCTCGAGCAGTGGCGCCTGGTGCGTCCGACCATCGATCTGCACCGCAACGACGATGCACCGCTGCGGCTGCCGCTTGATCCGGGCGTGGGCCACCTGCTGATGGTCCTGCTCAACAATGCCGCCGATGCCGGCGAACAGGCCGGCCGGCCGCGCGTGGACCTGGACCTGCGCATCGAAGGCGACGACCTGATCGGCGAAGTCCGCGACTACGGCCACGGCTTCAATGCCCGCGCCGCGGTACTGCCGGGCAAGCTGTTCGGCAGCAGCAAGAGTGAAGGCATGGGCGTCGGCCTGGCCCTGTCCCATGCCACGATCGAACGCCTCGACGGCGAGATGTGGATGCGCCCGGCCCAGGGGGCCGGCAGCCGCGTCGGCTTCCGCCTGCCGCTGGCCCCACGCGAGGAAACCCCATGA
- the ispG gene encoding flavodoxin-dependent (E)-4-hydroxy-3-methylbut-2-enyl-diphosphate synthase: MHDAVTRPTPPSDATAWPRRQTHAVQIGGVTVGGGKPVVVQSMTNTDTSDVASSVKQVAELWRAGSEMVRLTVNTVEAAAAIPRIVDKLAMMGIDVPLIGDFHYNGHQLLTAEPACAEALAKYRINPGNVGFGKKKDLQFAQLIEFAIRYNKPVRIGANWGSLDQALAAKLMDENNLREQPWDAGRVLREALIRSALDSAEQAVELGLPRDRIVLSAKVSGVQELIAVYRDLAQRSDFALHLGLTEAGIGSKGIVASSAALSVLLQEGIGDTIRISLTPEPGQSRTQEVIVAQELLQTTGQRAFTPLVTACPGCGRTTSEFFQELAKVVQNHVREKMPLWKIHHPGAENMTLAVMGCIVNGPGESRHANIGISLPGTGETPAAPVFVDGEKKVTLRGDNIAQEFVALIDDYVEHTYVRSAG; this comes from the coding sequence ATGCACGACGCCGTCACCCGCCCGACTCCGCCCTCCGATGCCACTGCCTGGCCGCGCCGCCAGACCCATGCCGTCCAGATCGGCGGGGTCACCGTGGGTGGAGGCAAGCCGGTGGTGGTGCAGTCGATGACCAATACCGACACCTCCGACGTCGCCTCCAGCGTGAAGCAGGTGGCTGAGCTGTGGCGTGCCGGTTCGGAGATGGTGCGATTGACCGTCAACACCGTTGAGGCCGCCGCCGCCATTCCGCGCATCGTCGACAAGCTGGCGATGATGGGCATCGACGTGCCGCTGATCGGTGATTTCCACTACAACGGCCATCAGCTGCTGACCGCCGAACCCGCGTGTGCCGAAGCACTGGCCAAGTACCGCATCAACCCGGGCAACGTCGGCTTCGGCAAGAAGAAGGACCTGCAGTTCGCCCAACTGATCGAGTTCGCGATCCGCTACAACAAGCCGGTGCGCATCGGCGCCAACTGGGGCTCGCTGGACCAGGCCCTGGCGGCGAAGCTGATGGACGAGAACAACCTGCGCGAACAGCCCTGGGACGCCGGCCGCGTGCTGCGCGAGGCGCTGATCCGCTCGGCGCTGGATTCGGCCGAGCAGGCGGTGGAACTGGGCCTGCCGCGCGATCGCATCGTGCTGTCGGCCAAGGTCAGTGGCGTGCAGGAGCTGATCGCGGTGTACCGCGACCTGGCGCAGCGCTCCGACTTCGCCCTGCACCTGGGCCTGACCGAAGCGGGTATCGGCAGCAAGGGCATCGTGGCATCGTCCGCGGCGCTGAGCGTGCTGCTGCAGGAAGGCATCGGTGACACCATCCGCATCTCGCTGACCCCGGAACCGGGCCAGTCGCGCACGCAGGAAGTGATCGTCGCCCAGGAACTGCTGCAGACCACGGGCCAGCGCGCCTTCACGCCGCTGGTCACGGCCTGCCCGGGTTGCGGCCGCACCACCTCCGAGTTCTTCCAGGAGCTGGCCAAGGTGGTGCAGAACCACGTGCGCGAGAAGATGCCGCTGTGGAAGATCCACCACCCGGGTGCGGAAAACATGACCCTGGCGGTGATGGGCTGCATCGTCAACGGGCCGGGCGAGTCGCGTCATGCCAACATCGGCATCTCGCTGCCGGGCACGGGTGAAACGCCTGCGGCGCCGGTATTCGTCGATGGCGAGAAGAAGGTGACCCTGCGTGGCGACAACATCGCCCAGGAGTTCGTCGCCCTGATCGACGATTACGTCGAACACACGTATGTCCGAAGCGCCGGATAA
- a CDS encoding phosphatase PAP2 family protein, with translation MSEAPDKPAILAAPESASGFRHWMARNAWRLVLLFGGVLLPLAGFVALADEVHEFESFHFDAPLLWQMHGLHSPWLDRFFVLISKLGYEWFLIPADVLIIGALLGYRRWREATFVAVSFVGSALLNMGSKQFFQRQRPSLWESIAPESTFSFPSGHAMGSMTLAVTLVLLAWNTRWRWPVLMLAPAFSLLVSVSRVYLGVHYPSDILAGWCAALVWVVGCYLVMFSRRHPWRRHGSPPAKASEASSQGD, from the coding sequence ATGTCCGAAGCGCCGGATAAGCCTGCGATCCTCGCTGCACCGGAGTCCGCCTCCGGTTTCCGCCACTGGATGGCGCGCAACGCCTGGCGCCTGGTCCTGCTGTTCGGTGGCGTGCTGCTGCCGCTGGCGGGCTTTGTTGCCCTGGCCGACGAAGTGCACGAATTTGAATCGTTCCATTTCGACGCACCCCTGCTGTGGCAGATGCATGGCCTGCATTCGCCGTGGCTGGACCGCTTCTTCGTGCTCATTTCGAAACTGGGCTATGAGTGGTTCCTGATCCCGGCAGACGTGCTGATCATCGGCGCGCTGCTGGGCTACCGGCGCTGGCGTGAGGCGACCTTCGTCGCGGTCAGCTTCGTGGGGTCGGCGCTGCTGAACATGGGCAGCAAGCAGTTCTTCCAGCGCCAGCGCCCCAGCCTGTGGGAATCGATCGCGCCGGAATCGACATTCAGTTTCCCCAGTGGGCATGCGATGGGTTCGATGACCCTGGCGGTCACCCTGGTGCTGCTGGCCTGGAACACCCGCTGGCGCTGGCCGGTACTGATGCTGGCGCCCGCGTTCAGCCTGTTGGTCAGCGTGTCGCGGGTCTACCTGGGGGTGCACTACCCCTCCGACATCCTGGCCGGATGGTGTGCGGCGCTGGTTTGGGTGGTAGGGTGCTATCTGGTCATGTTCAGTCGCCGGCACCCATGGCGACGTCACGGCTCGCCGCCAGCGAAGGCCAGCGAAGCATCATCACAGGGGGATTGA
- a CDS encoding response regulator encodes MTIRVYLVDDHALVRTGMKMILSGETDIEVVGEAETGEDALREVRQLLPDVVLCDLHLPGVSGMEVTERIVRSHRNTRVVIVSVLEDGPLPKRLLEAGAAGYIGKGCDAQELLRAVRDVAAGRRYLGTSIAQNLALSTVEGNGSPFDSLSPRELEVALLLTQGLRQEDIARRLSLSAKTVNTHKARLFEKMGIHDNIALARMASQYGLVDPARPL; translated from the coding sequence ATGACGATTCGAGTCTACCTGGTGGATGACCACGCGCTGGTCCGCACCGGTATGAAGATGATTCTGTCGGGGGAAACCGACATCGAGGTGGTGGGCGAAGCCGAGACCGGCGAGGACGCGCTGCGCGAGGTCCGCCAGCTGTTGCCGGACGTGGTGCTGTGCGATCTGCATCTGCCGGGCGTGAGCGGCATGGAAGTGACCGAGCGCATCGTCCGCAGCCACCGCAATACCCGCGTGGTGATCGTGTCGGTACTGGAAGACGGCCCGCTGCCCAAGCGCCTGCTCGAAGCCGGCGCGGCCGGTTACATCGGCAAGGGCTGCGATGCGCAGGAACTGCTGCGTGCGGTGCGTGATGTGGCGGCCGGTCGGCGCTACCTGGGCACCAGCATCGCGCAGAATCTGGCGCTGTCGACGGTGGAGGGCAATGGTTCGCCGTTCGACAGCCTGTCGCCGCGCGAGCTGGAGGTGGCGCTGCTGCTGACCCAGGGCCTGCGCCAGGAAGACATCGCGCGGCGCCTGAGCCTGAGTGCGAAGACGGTGAACACGCACAAGGCGCGGTTGTTCGAGAAGATGGGGATTCACGACAACATCGCGTTGGCGCGGATGGCGAGCCAGTACGGGCTGGTGGATCCGGCACGGCCGCTGTAA
- the eda gene encoding bifunctional 4-hydroxy-2-oxoglutarate aldolase/2-dehydro-3-deoxy-phosphogluconate aldolase, whose protein sequence is MGIEQHQVKAAELLHAAGILPVVTIHTLDQARAVSAALLEGGLPAIELTLRTPVAMEALAMLKRELPDVVVGAGTVLTVEQMQQSIDAGADFLVTPGTPPVLADALAAAPLPVVPGAATPTELLSLYVRGFRVCKLFPATAVGGLAMIKGLAGPVADLKLCPTGGITENTAAEYLEQKNVVCIGGSWMVPGNWIANGEWDKVRASAADAARIIQRVRGH, encoded by the coding sequence ATGGGTATCGAACAACATCAGGTGAAGGCGGCGGAGCTGTTGCATGCGGCGGGCATCCTGCCGGTGGTGACGATTCATACGCTGGACCAGGCGCGTGCGGTCAGTGCGGCGCTGCTGGAAGGTGGTTTGCCGGCCATCGAGCTGACGCTGCGTACGCCGGTGGCGATGGAAGCGCTGGCGATGCTCAAGCGTGAGCTGCCGGACGTGGTGGTGGGTGCCGGTACGGTGCTGACCGTGGAGCAGATGCAGCAGTCGATCGATGCGGGCGCGGACTTCCTGGTGACCCCGGGTACGCCGCCGGTACTGGCCGACGCACTGGCCGCTGCTCCGCTACCGGTGGTGCCGGGTGCGGCCACGCCGACCGAGCTGCTGTCGCTCTACGTCCGCGGCTTCCGCGTGTGCAAGCTGTTCCCGGCCACGGCCGTGGGTGGGCTGGCAATGATCAAGGGTCTGGCCGGCCCGGTGGCGGACCTGAAGCTGTGCCCGACCGGCGGCATCACCGAAAACACCGCCGCCGAATACCTCGAGCAGAAGAACGTGGTCTGCATCGGCGGTTCGTGGATGGTGCCGGGCAACTGGATCGCCAACGGCGAATGGGACAAGGTGCGCGCCAGCGCCGCAGACGCCGCCAGGATCATCCAGCGCGTGCGCGGCCACTGA
- the edd gene encoding phosphogluconate dehydratase, translating to MSLHPQLQAITERVIRRSAASRAAYLAAIDASLREGPFRSRLSCGNLAHGFAACGGTDKSRLRGGVTPNLGIITAYNDMLSAHQPFETYPEQIREIARELGATAQVAGAVPAMCDGVTQGRGGMELSLFSRDVIAQATAIGLSHDMFDTTVYLGVCDKIVPGLLIGALAFGHLPAVFVPAGPMTPGIPNKQKAEVRERYAAGEATREELLEAESASYHGAGTCTFYGTANSNQVLLEAMGVQLPGASFVNPGTPLRDALTREATERALDITALADDFRPLGRIIDERAIINAVIALMATGGSTNHTIHWIAVARAAGIVLTWDDFDELSQLIPLLARVYPNGEADVNRFAAAGGPAFVFGELIKAGLMHGDLVSVARGGMADYAREPQLRDGQLVYLPGLERSADDEVVRGVDNPFEHQGGLRLLRGNLGKSLIKLSAVKPQYRTIEAPAVVVDAPQVLNKLHAGGLLPEHFVAVVRYQGPRANGMPELHSLAPLLGLLQNQGRRVALVTDGRLSGASGKIPAAIHVTPEAARGGPLAKVREGDMIRLDGEAGTLEVLVDAAEWAARPLAPNTAPAAHDLGRNLFAINRRVVGPADQGAISISCGPAAADGGPWEYDAEYELGHDAAAAAAPHEAKDA from the coding sequence ATGAGCCTCCATCCGCAACTGCAAGCCATCACTGAGCGCGTCATCCGCCGCAGCGCCGCCTCGCGTGCCGCCTATCTGGCCGCGATCGACGCCTCCCTGCGCGAGGGCCCGTTCCGCAGCCGCCTGAGCTGCGGCAACCTCGCGCACGGGTTCGCCGCCTGCGGCGGCACCGACAAAAGCCGCCTGCGCGGCGGCGTGACGCCCAACCTGGGCATCATCACCGCCTACAACGACATGCTGTCGGCGCACCAGCCGTTCGAGACCTATCCCGAGCAGATCCGCGAGATCGCCCGCGAGCTGGGCGCCACTGCACAGGTGGCCGGCGCCGTTCCGGCGATGTGCGACGGCGTCACCCAGGGCCGCGGCGGCATGGAACTGTCGCTGTTCTCGCGCGATGTCATTGCCCAGGCCACGGCGATCGGCCTCAGCCATGACATGTTCGATACCACCGTCTACCTCGGCGTCTGCGACAAGATCGTGCCCGGCCTGCTGATCGGTGCGCTGGCGTTCGGCCATCTGCCGGCGGTGTTCGTGCCGGCCGGCCCGATGACCCCGGGCATCCCCAACAAGCAGAAAGCCGAAGTGCGCGAGCGCTACGCCGCCGGCGAAGCCACCCGCGAAGAACTGCTGGAAGCCGAGTCCGCGTCGTACCACGGCGCCGGCACCTGCACCTTCTACGGCACGGCCAACTCCAACCAGGTGCTGCTGGAAGCAATGGGCGTGCAGCTGCCGGGCGCGTCGTTCGTCAATCCGGGCACGCCGCTGCGCGACGCGCTGACCCGCGAAGCGACCGAACGTGCACTGGACATCACCGCGCTCGCTGACGACTTCCGTCCGCTGGGCCGGATCATCGACGAGCGCGCGATCATCAACGCAGTCATCGCGCTGATGGCCACCGGCGGTTCCACAAACCACACCATCCACTGGATCGCGGTGGCGCGTGCGGCCGGCATCGTGCTGACCTGGGACGACTTCGACGAACTATCACAGCTGATCCCGCTGCTGGCCCGCGTCTATCCGAACGGCGAGGCCGACGTGAACCGCTTCGCGGCTGCCGGTGGCCCGGCGTTCGTGTTCGGCGAGCTGATCAAGGCCGGCCTGATGCACGGCGATCTGGTCAGCGTGGCGCGCGGCGGCATGGCCGACTACGCACGCGAACCGCAGCTGCGCGATGGCCAGCTGGTCTATCTGCCGGGCCTGGAACGCAGCGCCGATGACGAAGTGGTGCGCGGCGTCGACAACCCGTTCGAGCACCAGGGTGGCCTGCGCCTGCTGCGCGGCAACCTCGGCAAGTCGCTGATCAAGCTGTCGGCGGTGAAGCCGCAGTACCGCACGATCGAAGCACCGGCGGTGGTGGTCGATGCACCGCAGGTGTTGAACAAGCTGCACGCCGGTGGCCTGCTGCCCGAGCATTTCGTGGCGGTGGTGCGTTACCAGGGCCCGCGTGCGAACGGCATGCCGGAACTGCATTCGCTGGCGCCGCTGCTGGGCCTGCTGCAGAACCAGGGCCGGCGCGTGGCGCTGGTCACCGACGGGCGCCTGTCCGGTGCCTCGGGCAAGATCCCAGCGGCGATCCACGTGACACCGGAAGCGGCGCGCGGTGGCCCGCTTGCCAAGGTCCGCGAGGGCGACATGATCCGCCTGGATGGCGAAGCCGGCACGCTGGAAGTGCTGGTCGATGCGGCGGAATGGGCCGCACGTCCGCTGGCACCGAACACCGCACCGGCCGCGCATGACCTGGGCCGCAATCTGTTCGCGATCAACCGTCGCGTGGTGGGTCCGGCCGACCAGGGCGCGATTTCGATTTCGTGCGGGCCGGCGGCGGCCGATGGCGGGCCGTGGGAGTACGACGCGGAATACGAGCTGGGGCACGATGCCGCGGCGGCGGCGGCGCCGCACGAGGCGAAGGACGCCTGA
- the pgl gene encoding 6-phosphogluconolactonase produces the protein MSPTFHDDRIEFIHHGDADGWIEAVAAEMAQTLSHDINEVGRARILLSGGTTPAPVYQALAELDVHWDRVEVSLADERWLSPQDRDSNAWLVREHLLKRAEGAHFDPLVRIGKPLPECVYTANLQAQHSQPPSLVALGMGNDGHTASLFPGSKDLARALESTLPYAALDATGCPGANQWPLRITLTPHGLRQCRQRLLLLRGKQKLQVLRQALDSNDAQQYPILNAINLDGARLRVHWAD, from the coding sequence ATGAGCCCCACCTTCCACGACGACCGCATCGAGTTCATCCACCACGGCGATGCCGATGGCTGGATCGAAGCGGTGGCCGCCGAGATGGCGCAGACCCTCAGCCACGACATCAATGAAGTGGGCCGCGCGCGCATCCTGCTGTCAGGCGGCACCACGCCGGCGCCGGTGTACCAGGCACTGGCCGAACTGGACGTGCACTGGGACCGCGTGGAGGTGAGCCTGGCCGACGAGCGCTGGCTGTCGCCGCAGGATCGCGACAGCAATGCCTGGCTGGTGCGCGAGCACCTGCTCAAGCGCGCCGAAGGCGCCCACTTCGATCCGCTGGTACGCATCGGCAAGCCGCTGCCGGAATGCGTCTATACCGCCAACCTGCAGGCCCAGCACAGCCAGCCGCCGAGCCTGGTGGCACTTGGCATGGGCAACGACGGCCACACGGCCTCGCTGTTCCCGGGCTCGAAGGACCTGGCCCGCGCACTGGAAAGCACCCTGCCCTATGCCGCGCTGGATGCCACCGGCTGCCCGGGTGCGAACCAGTGGCCGCTGCGCATCACGCTGACCCCGCATGGCCTGCGCCAGTGCCGCCAGCGCCTGCTGCTGCTGCGCGGCAAGCAGAAGCTGCAGGTACTGCGCCAGGCGCTGGACAGCAATGACGCCCAGCAGTACCCGATCCTCAATGCGATCAACCTGGACGGCGCGCGCCTGCGCGTCCACTGGGCTGATTGA